One window from the genome of Scatophagus argus isolate fScaArg1 chromosome 13, fScaArg1.pri, whole genome shotgun sequence encodes:
- the LOC124069373 gene encoding transcriptional repressor p66 alpha-like isoform X4, producing the protein MSEEAVRQTRSQKRALERDAAPQSIEPSATDNESKKPKLDPSEPTPQAQNKPAPHPVVAEDGQSRTMDGSEHEKDQDEDQNQLPLPLVLPLVSRPVKDDRERTQRQQMVEPNAGNRTDCNDKASKVRTEPAMDTRTRVRLTESKASSGMLTAGEVKATIKVEVQTGEQPVDMSTSRGIKREKRPPSPEDDDVIILSDNDSPSPPVNGLSHFKELDTDLLMKSSPVERERIIKQLKEELRLEEAKLVLLKKLRQSQIQRDTIQKPSSLSGSSAPPPLIRGTITSNKGSQQILTGRSSGTVIPPPLVRGGQQVSSKHGSQIIMPPLVRGAQPISVSPQQIQALRQQQQQQQQLAASGGSGPPPLLLGPRTSAPAGQGQRGMVQPGLIRVGSSANTLGSPSSLKGSSSGSSSMSVVSMNDSPASRQAAAKLALRKQLEKTLLEIPPPKPPAPEFNFLPSAANNEFIYLVGLEEVVQNLLDTIHRGKTGVALNKTTVRDPFICTQCNTDFTCRWRQDKTKGGAILCEQCMSSNQKKALKAEHTNRLKSAFVKALQQEQEIEQRIFQQTSSPVSHSSSSSSSLKAEHLVSQQLKQAQVRASSLQHHHQASRGTSIVQHHSIKQSSQGQLSHGVSSVGVRGVPHSFSSSSQLQSAVAAASLVSRPGKHAHVSHRSVQNSKVSSSGLGGGRNISGGSTSSTAWKKQSNNNTGVTMAYVNPSLTGHKTSATVDARQREYLLDMIPSRSSISQTANTWK; encoded by the exons ATGTCTGAGGAGGCTGTCCGCCAGACGCGCAGCCAGAAGAGGGCGCTTGAGAGGGATGCTGCTCCCCAGTCTATAGAACCTTCGGCTACTgacaatgaaagcaaaaaacCTAAATTGGACCCGTCTGAACCCACACCACAGGCGCAAAATAAACCTGCACCCCACCCTGTAGTGGCAGAGGATGGTCAAAGCCGGACTATGGATGGATCAGAGCACGAGAAAGATCAGGACGAGGATCAGAATCAGTTGCCATTACCTTTAGTGTTACCTTTGGTCTCTCGTCCGGTTAAAGATGATCGGGAGCGAACCCAGAGACAGCAGATGGTTGAACCCAACGCAGGCAATCGGACTGATTGCAATGACAAAGCCAGCAAGGTGAGAACAGAACCAGCTATGGATACAAGGACCCGGGTCCGACTGACGGAGTCGAAGGCCTCCAGTGGCATGCTGACTGCAGGCGAAGTGAAGGCCACCATTAAAGTTGAAGTTCAGACAGGCGAGCAGCCCGTGGACATGAGCACCTCCAGAGG TATAAAGAGGGAGAAGCGACCTCCGTCCCCCGAAGATGATGATGTTATCATCTTGTCTGACAATGACTCCCCCAGTCCACCAGTGAATGGCTTGAGCCACTTTAAGGAGCTGGACACAGACCTGCTCATG AAAAGCAGCCCAGTGGAGAGGGAGCGCATCATTaagcagctgaaggaggagcTGAGACTGGAGGAAGCAAAGCTGGTGCTTCTGAAGAAACTTCGACAGAGCCAGATACAGAGGGACACTATCCAGAAG CCCTCAAGTCTGTCCGGGTCTtcggctcctcctcctctaattCGAGGAACAATTACAAGCAATAAAGGCTCTCAGCAG ATTTTAACAGGCCGGAGTTCAGGCACAGTCATCCCTCCACCACTGGtgagaggaggacagcaggtgTCTTCCAAACATGGCTCCCAGATCATAATGCCACCTCTGGTCAGGGGGGCACAG CCCATCTCTGTATCTCCACAGCAGATCCAGGCTCtccgtcagcagcagcagcagcagcagcagttggcTGCTTCAGGAGGTTCAGGAccccctcctctgctgctgggcCCCAGGACCTCAGCCCCTGCAGGCCAGGGCCAGAGAGGCATGGTCCAGCCAGGCCTCATCAGAGTTGGCAGTAGTGCCAACACACTG GGCTCGCCATCCAGTTTGAAGGGCTCTTCGTCAGGAAGCAGTAGCATGTCTGTGGTGAGCATGAATGACTCCCCAGCCAGCCGTCAAGCTGCAGCTAAACTCGCCCTGCGAAAACAACTGGAGAAGACTCTCCTGGAGATCCCACCACCCAAGCCTCCTGCACCAGAGTTTAACTTCCTGCCGTCTGCAGCCAATAATGAGTTCATCTATCTGGTGGGACTAGAAGAAGTGGTACAGAACCTCCTGGATACCATCCACAGAG gAAAGACAGGTGTAGCACTTAACAAGACCACTGTTAGAGACCCCTTCATCTGCACCCAGTGCAACACTGACTTCACCTGTCGCTGGAGGCAGGACAAGACAAAAGGCGGGGCAATCCTCTGTGAACAGTGCATGTCATCCAATCAGAAAAAGGCTTTGAAAGCTGAGCATACCAATAGGCTGAAAAGTGCTTTTGTCAAAGCACTGCAACAGGAGCAAGAAATAGAGCAGCGCATTTTCCAGCAGACGTCCTCACCAGTCTCCCACAGTAGCTCCTCATCCTCGTCATTGAAAGCAGAGCACCTGGTATCTCAGCAGCTGAAGCAGGCTCAGGTCAGGGCGTCCTCCCTCCAGCATCATCACCAGGCCAGCCGAGGAACCAGCATTGTTCAGCATCACTCCATCAAGCAG agCTCCCAAGGCCAGCTGTCCCATGGTGTCTCATCAGTGGGAGTGAGGGGCGTCCCccactccttctcctcctcctcccagctgCAGAGCGCAGTGGCGGCCGCATCTTTGGTCAGCCGGCCAGGTAAGCACGCCCATGTTTCCCACCGCTCTGTCCAGAATTCAAAGGTGAGCAGCAGTGGACTCGGCGGCGGCAGGAATATCAGCGGAGGTAGTACCTCATCCACTGCATGGAAGAAGCAGAGCAACAACAATACAG GAGTCACTATGGCCTATGTGAACCCCAGCCTGACAGGTCACAAGACATCAGCCACCGTCGACGCTCGTCAGAGGGAGTACCTGCTGGACATGATCCCCTCTCGCTCGTCAATCTCGCAGACTGCAAACACATGGAAATAA